Proteins encoded by one window of Microcoleus sp. FACHB-68:
- a CDS encoding exonuclease domain-containing protein: MAKKLDQIIVIDVEATCWEGTAPPGEENEIIEIGICPVDIASGCRLEKESILVKPARSRVSEFCTQLTTLTQAQVDQGVPFAEACLIVKKKYLSQQRVWASYGDYDRNQFERQCRSYQIKYPFGPRHINVKTLFAIIHALPQEIGMAEALEYLNLPLEGTHHRGGDDAWNIAGILSKLLLQARGER, from the coding sequence GTGGCAAAAAAACTAGATCAAATTATTGTAATAGATGTGGAAGCCACTTGCTGGGAAGGAACAGCACCGCCAGGAGAAGAAAACGAAATTATTGAAATAGGAATTTGCCCCGTTGATATCGCTTCGGGATGCCGGCTAGAAAAAGAAAGTATTTTAGTGAAGCCGGCACGTTCCCGTGTTAGTGAATTCTGCACGCAACTGACAACTTTAACCCAGGCACAAGTTGATCAAGGAGTTCCCTTTGCCGAAGCTTGTTTAATTGTTAAAAAGAAATATCTCTCTCAGCAGCGGGTTTGGGCAAGTTATGGGGACTATGACAGAAATCAATTTGAAAGACAATGCCGGTCTTATCAAATTAAATATCCTTTTGGCCCCCGGCATATTAATGTAAAGACATTGTTTGCGATTATTCATGCCTTGCCACAGGAAATTGGTATGGCGGAAGCCTTAGAATACCTGAATCTTCCCCTTGAAGGCACTCACCACCGAGGAGGAGATGATGCTTGGAATATTGCCGGCATTTTATCTAAATTACTCTTGCAAGCGAGAGGTGAAAGATAG
- a CDS encoding pentapeptide repeat-containing protein translates to MQLRIFASLLLLAAFWLGMPAQAANPKHVEQLLKTNQCTKCDLKGANLQGAQLAGANLSEAILSESNLDAANLKGANLRGAQLQSAVLRGAILEEANLENAKMRDAKMRDAKLRGANLSYARLRDARLRGADLTEAKLFATFLTNAILIDAKLKLAKLEGADLTGAKLNQADLDTANLDSANLTNADLSAAYLPDADLRGANLSNANLAGAKLMSAGLVRAKLNNADFSLTNLTRANLSYTDLSGAKLINANLTKAVLSKANLTGADLTGANLSNTYLYQANLERANLTSANLERANLTSANLKDTNLNQANLSNTTLTGTSLSDL, encoded by the coding sequence ATGCAACTGAGAATCTTTGCAAGTTTACTTCTGCTGGCTGCTTTTTGGTTAGGGATGCCGGCGCAAGCAGCAAATCCTAAACACGTTGAACAGTTACTTAAAACCAATCAGTGTACTAAATGTGACTTAAAGGGTGCGAATCTTCAAGGTGCTCAATTAGCCGGCGCGAATTTAAGCGAAGCTATCTTAAGTGAGAGTAACTTGGATGCAGCTAACTTAAAGGGTGCAAATTTGCGGGGTGCTCAACTTCAGTCTGCTGTACTGCGGGGTGCCATTTTGGAAGAAGCAAATCTGGAAAATGCCAAGATGAGGGATGCCAAAATGAGGGATGCCAAGCTCAGAGGTGCTAACCTGAGTTACGCTAGACTACGAGATGCCAGACTTCGAGGTGCTGATCTCACAGAAGCTAAATTGTTCGCGACTTTTTTAACAAATGCTATTTTAATCGATGCGAAACTAAAGTTAGCTAAGTTAGAAGGTGCCGACTTAACGGGTGCTAAACTTAATCAGGCAGACTTAGATACTGCGAATTTAGATAGTGCTAATTTAACGAACGCTGATTTAAGCGCAGCCTACCTTCCTGATGCCGATCTCAGGGGTGCTAACCTCAGCAATGCAAATCTAGCCGGCGCTAAATTAATGTCTGCCGGCTTAGTTAGAGCAAAACTCAATAATGCTGACTTCAGTTTAACCAATTTAACCCGCGCTAACTTAAGTTATACCGACTTAAGCGGTGCCAAATTAATCAATGCAAACTTAACCAAAGCAGTGCTTAGTAAAGCCAACCTAACGGGTGCCGATCTCACAGGTGCTAACCTCAGCAATACCTATTTATATCAAGCCAACTTAGAACGTGCCAACCTCACGAGTGCAAATTTAGAACGCGCCAACTTAACCAGCGCTAACTTAAAAGATACAAATTTAAATCAAGCAAATTTAAGCAACACCACCCTCACCGGCACCAGTTTAAGCGATCTTTAA
- a CDS encoding GNAT family N-acetyltransferase gives MQIIDLSPDDENIVRQLAGWLVEQWPNSWPDIKSGLQEVRESLEEDRISRVAVDETGSVLGWIGGIRQYNGNVWELHPLIVNKTCRGRGIGSALVADLEARVRERAGLTIWVGTDDEENQTTLSGVNLYPNLWENITEIKNLAAHPYEFYQKCGFTIVGVMPDANGLGKPDIYMAKPVGKK, from the coding sequence ATGCAAATTATCGATCTGTCTCCTGATGACGAGAACATCGTTCGGCAGCTAGCCGGCTGGCTGGTGGAGCAGTGGCCCAATAGTTGGCCAGATATAAAAAGCGGTCTGCAAGAGGTGCGTGAATCTTTGGAAGAGGACAGAATTAGCCGCGTCGCTGTTGACGAAACCGGCAGCGTTTTGGGATGGATTGGGGGAATTCGGCAATACAACGGTAATGTATGGGAATTACACCCTTTGATCGTCAACAAAACTTGTCGAGGTCGCGGAATTGGCAGCGCGTTGGTTGCTGATTTAGAAGCGCGGGTGAGAGAACGTGCCGGCTTGACAATTTGGGTTGGTACTGATGATGAGGAGAATCAAACGACGCTTTCAGGTGTTAATTTATACCCCAATCTTTGGGAAAATATTACTGAAATTAAAAACTTAGCCGCTCATCCTTATGAATTTTATCAAAAGTGCGGATTTACGATTGTGGGAGTGATGCCAGATGCAAACGGATTGGGAAAACCAGATATTTATATGGCAAAGCCGGTAGGAAAAAAGTAA
- a CDS encoding N-acetyltransferase → MITIRSEKFEDFAAIYEVNKLAFGQEGEARLVDTIRQSDNFNSELSLVAIKAEKIVGYLLFSDIIIQAENKDMPALALAPIAVHPEFQNQGIGSQLIQQGLKDCQRLGHKIVVVVGHPHYYTRFGFSPARAQGLEAPFPVPDEAFMVLELAPAALEGITGMVKYPPAFDDV, encoded by the coding sequence ATGATAACAATTCGATCTGAAAAATTTGAAGACTTTGCTGCTATTTACGAAGTCAATAAGCTGGCATTCGGACAAGAAGGCGAAGCTAGACTCGTTGATACAATTCGACAGTCAGATAACTTTAATTCCGAGTTATCGCTTGTTGCCATAAAAGCTGAAAAAATTGTTGGTTACTTACTATTTAGTGATATAATTATCCAAGCAGAAAACAAGGATATGCCGGCATTAGCGTTAGCGCCTATAGCCGTTCATCCAGAATTTCAAAATCAAGGAATTGGCTCTCAACTAATTCAGCAGGGATTAAAAGATTGCCAGCGTTTGGGACATAAAATTGTTGTGGTTGTTGGTCATCCCCATTACTACACTCGCTTTGGGTTTTCTCCGGCTAGAGCGCAAGGATTAGAAGCACCCTTTCCAGTTCCCGATGAGGCATTTATGGTGCTGGAACTCGCACCGGCAGCCTTGGAAGGAATTACGGGAATGGTTAAATATCCACCGGCATTTGACGACGTTTAG
- the mutL gene encoding DNA mismatch repair endonuclease MutL, with protein MAQRIQPLPAEVVHLIAAGEVIDSLAAVVRELVENALDAGATRIAVSVWPEQWRVRVADNGTGMDLANLQCCATAHSTSKIHSSEDLWKITSLGFRGEALHSLAQLADLEILSRPTNPAKEQGSWRVVYNSQGEPIQIEPAAIACGTVVDVCNLFGTWQARRQGLPSPAQQLRLVQLTIHQLALCHPHVTWQVEQNNRRWFSLTPGQTPQYILPQLLRDVRWDDLHQLKVEVPAPTETEAETFPPSPSQSLELVLGLPDRCHRRRPDWVKVAINGRMVRTPELEQTLLTAFARTLPRDRYPVCFLHLRISPEGIDWNRHPAKAEIYLQHLSYWQEQIAGATLTALQISRANLPAAGQERVSKLLKASEEKGIYNAGRSIEPAQSQEMLPTRLYLRAIAQVHNTYILAEHPGGLWLVEQHIAHERVLYEQLSDRWHLVPLEAPAILSQLTPKQIEQLQRIGIEIDPFGEQVWAVRTAPALLAEREDCTEALLELSCGDLQAAQVATACRSAIRNGTPLSLPEMQTLLDRWQSTRHPRTCPHGRPIYLSLEETDLARFFRRHWVIGKSHGI; from the coding sequence ATGGCTCAGCGTATCCAACCTCTACCAGCAGAAGTTGTTCATCTTATCGCCGCCGGTGAAGTCATTGACTCCCTGGCGGCTGTTGTGCGGGAATTAGTGGAAAATGCCCTAGATGCCGGCGCGACACGCATTGCGGTTTCAGTTTGGCCGGAACAGTGGCGTGTGCGAGTGGCAGACAATGGCACCGGCATGGATTTGGCGAACTTGCAATGCTGCGCCACTGCCCACAGTACCAGTAAAATCCATAGCAGCGAAGACCTCTGGAAAATTACGAGTTTGGGGTTTCGCGGAGAAGCGTTGCACAGTTTGGCCCAGTTGGCCGATTTGGAGATTTTAAGCCGGCCCACAAATCCGGCGAAAGAGCAAGGCAGTTGGCGCGTTGTCTATAACTCCCAAGGCGAACCGATTCAAATCGAGCCGGCAGCGATCGCTTGCGGGACTGTGGTCGATGTCTGCAATCTTTTTGGAACTTGGCAAGCGCGACGACAGGGTTTACCCTCGCCGGCACAACAGTTGCGATTGGTGCAACTCACGATTCACCAACTGGCACTGTGCCACCCTCATGTCACCTGGCAAGTCGAGCAAAACAATCGCCGGTGGTTTAGTTTAACTCCCGGTCAAACCCCACAATACATCCTGCCGCAGTTGTTACGGGATGTGCGCTGGGATGATTTGCACCAGTTGAAAGTTGAAGTGCCGGCACCTACAGAAACCGAAGCAGAAACTTTCCCCCCCTCACCCTCTCAATCTTTAGAATTAGTCCTCGGTTTACCTGATCGCTGCCACCGCCGGCGTCCAGACTGGGTGAAAGTTGCAATAAACGGACGCATGGTGCGAACACCGGAACTTGAGCAAACCCTGCTTACTGCCTTTGCACGAACACTGCCGCGCGATCGCTATCCCGTCTGTTTCCTGCATTTGCGGATTTCCCCGGAGGGAATTGACTGGAACCGGCACCCCGCGAAGGCGGAAATTTATTTGCAGCATTTGAGCTATTGGCAAGAACAGATTGCCGGTGCCACTCTGACGGCGCTACAAATAAGTCGGGCCAATTTGCCGGCAGCCGGTCAAGAACGGGTGAGCAAATTGCTGAAGGCATCGGAAGAGAAAGGGATTTATAATGCCGGTCGTTCGATTGAGCCGGCACAAAGTCAAGAGATGTTGCCAACACGTCTCTATCTGCGTGCGATCGCCCAAGTTCACAACACCTATATTTTGGCGGAACATCCAGGCGGTTTGTGGTTAGTTGAGCAACACATTGCACACGAGCGGGTTTTGTATGAACAGTTGTCTGATCGTTGGCACCTTGTTCCCTTAGAAGCGCCGGCAATTCTTAGTCAACTGACGCCTAAACAAATCGAACAATTGCAACGCATTGGCATAGAAATCGATCCATTTGGCGAACAAGTTTGGGCAGTTCGCACCGCGCCGGCACTCTTAGCTGAACGAGAAGATTGTACAGAAGCGTTGCTGGAACTGAGCTGTGGTGATTTACAAGCCGCTCAAGTTGCCACTGCCTGCCGCAGTGCGATTCGTAATGGCACGCCTCTGAGTTTGCCTGAAATGCAAACGCTTTTAGATCGCTGGCAAAGCACTCGCCATCCCCGCACCTGTCCCCACGGACGACCGATTTATTTATCTTTAGAAGAGACAGATCTCGCCCGTTTCTTCCGCCGGCATTGGGTGATTGGCAAAAGTCACGGAATTTAA
- a CDS encoding general stress protein: MVVSEQRRAVGVFSDRQQAEQALNELKASNFSMDKVSLIAKETEEGDQLGGTQVSERIGNQNVESGTAVVADAATSSAWGSVLVGLGSLAIPGLGPLIAAGSVGVALVTTLAGIGLGTLATGNLVKALTDLGISQESASAYADSLEQGDYLVIVDGTQEEIGRAEAVFSNGGIQNWAIYNSPQV; encoded by the coding sequence ATGGTAGTAAGCGAGCAAAGGCGTGCAGTTGGAGTCTTTTCTGACCGGCAACAGGCAGAGCAAGCACTCAATGAATTGAAAGCTTCAAACTTTTCGATGGACAAAGTTTCCTTGATTGCCAAGGAGACAGAGGAAGGCGATCAGCTAGGCGGTACTCAAGTCAGCGAACGCATTGGCAATCAAAATGTCGAAAGTGGAACAGCAGTGGTCGCTGATGCGGCAACAAGCAGTGCTTGGGGTAGTGTACTCGTTGGCTTGGGAAGTTTGGCAATTCCCGGACTCGGCCCTTTGATCGCAGCCGGTTCCGTTGGGGTTGCACTCGTAACAACCTTAGCCGGCATTGGTTTGGGAACCCTGGCAACAGGTAATTTAGTTAAAGCACTAACTGATTTAGGCATTTCCCAAGAATCAGCGAGCGCTTATGCAGATAGCCTGGAACAAGGTGATTACTTGGTCATCGTTGATGGCACACAAGAAGAGATCGGTCGTGCGGAAGCCGTTTTTAGTAATGGTGGAATTCAAAATTGGGCCATTTATAATTCCCCACAGGTTTAG
- a CDS encoding rhodanese-like domain-containing protein: MKNIPDQIQDAKEKMPNLTPTPPGLKAQSSAHDLKARLEWGEPALTILDVRERTAYNKGHIMGAMPFSKEDLVERAKSSLEPSRDIYVYGGSDAETAEAANMLREAGFTNVAEITGGLEAWRAIAGSTEGIEDAKDPAPDEAYNVVSNLKHHADTQSNDV; the protein is encoded by the coding sequence ATGAAAAATATTCCCGATCAAATTCAAGATGCCAAAGAAAAAATGCCCAATCTGACCCCAACCCCCCCAGGATTGAAAGCTCAGTCCTCTGCACACGATCTCAAAGCTCGTTTGGAGTGGGGCGAGCCGGCTTTGACAATTCTGGATGTCCGTGAGCGCACTGCTTACAATAAGGGGCACATCATGGGAGCAATGCCGTTTTCAAAGGAGGACTTGGTAGAGCGGGCTAAATCTAGCCTAGAACCCAGCCGCGACATTTATGTTTATGGCGGCTCCGACGCAGAAACCGCCGAAGCTGCAAATATGCTTCGTGAAGCTGGGTTTACCAACGTGGCAGAGATAACAGGTGGTTTGGAAGCATGGAGAGCGATTGCCGGCTCCACAGAAGGCATTGAAGACGCGAAAGATCCGGCTCCCGATGAAGCCTACAATGTCGTATCCAACCTCAAGCAT